One Mailhella massiliensis DNA segment encodes these proteins:
- the hutW gene encoding heme anaerobic degradation radical SAM methyltransferase ChuW/HutW gives MNAAREQIREERIDSEDMRMNGMAFTASGKEGEAWSLTKYFAREGVDPLSRAFDGKIAVHPGVGGNMVAPSDVEGSLEKLLDVPRRGDSVAYIHVPFCETHCLYCGFYNQGYSREESARYTDTLIRELRLWEKRRAQNEGPVHAVYFGGGTPTALEAEDLERLLKAVRTHLPLANDCEMTVEGRLHNFGPEKMEACFAGGANRFSLGVQSFSTKIRRTMGRLASQEEVLRRLELLKSYNQAAVIVDLIFGFPMQSMDVWMDDIAVACSAELDGMDCYQLNVYGQTPLGRAISEGRLPASADVPMQSAMFAAAVKELERRFYRRLSLTHWARTSRERNLYNLKVKGSANCLAFGPGAGGNLAGWFYLNQSSYQTWQDMVNAGRKPVMMLTRPDPHFYFFRAVAAAMEQGWVDLAGLERRFQVEVVASLAPLLEQWTRAGLVEMREGAMVLTLAGQFWQVNLSQLLQDFLKHTLDEHK, from the coding sequence ATGAACGCCGCCAGAGAACAGATTCGGGAAGAGCGGATAGATTCCGAAGATATGCGCATGAACGGCATGGCCTTTACCGCTTCCGGGAAAGAGGGGGAGGCCTGGAGCCTGACAAAGTATTTCGCAAGGGAAGGGGTGGATCCGCTTTCCCGTGCCTTCGACGGGAAGATTGCGGTTCACCCCGGAGTGGGAGGGAACATGGTGGCTCCTTCCGATGTTGAGGGGAGCCTTGAGAAGCTTCTGGACGTCCCCCGCAGGGGAGACAGCGTGGCCTATATTCATGTGCCCTTCTGCGAAACGCACTGCCTGTACTGCGGTTTCTATAATCAGGGCTACAGCCGGGAAGAAAGCGCCCGCTATACGGATACACTCATCAGAGAACTCCGCCTGTGGGAAAAAAGACGCGCCCAGAACGAGGGGCCCGTCCATGCCGTGTATTTCGGCGGAGGCACGCCCACTGCGCTGGAGGCGGAAGACCTGGAACGTCTGCTGAAGGCCGTGCGCACGCATCTGCCGCTTGCCAACGACTGCGAGATGACGGTGGAGGGGCGGCTGCACAACTTCGGCCCGGAAAAGATGGAAGCCTGCTTTGCGGGAGGCGCCAACCGTTTTTCCCTGGGCGTACAGAGTTTCAGCACGAAGATACGCCGCACCATGGGTCGCCTTGCCTCGCAGGAAGAGGTGCTGCGCCGGCTGGAACTTCTGAAGAGCTACAATCAGGCCGCCGTGATTGTGGATCTCATTTTCGGTTTTCCCATGCAGAGCATGGACGTGTGGATGGACGACATCGCCGTCGCCTGTTCCGCGGAGCTGGACGGCATGGACTGCTACCAGCTCAACGTCTACGGGCAGACGCCCCTCGGCAGAGCCATCAGTGAGGGGCGGCTTCCCGCCTCCGCCGATGTTCCCATGCAGTCGGCCATGTTCGCCGCCGCGGTGAAGGAGCTTGAGAGGCGCTTTTACCGCCGCCTTTCTCTGACGCACTGGGCGCGCACCAGCCGCGAACGCAATCTGTACAATCTCAAGGTGAAGGGCAGCGCGAACTGCCTTGCCTTCGGCCCCGGTGCGGGCGGCAATCTCGCAGGCTGGTTCTACCTCAATCAGAGCAGCTATCAGACCTGGCAGGACATGGTGAACGCGGGCCGCAAGCCCGTCATGATGCTTACGCGGCCCGATCCTCATTTTTACTTTTTCCGCGCCGTGGCCGCGGCCATGGAACAGGGCTGGGTGGATCTGGCCGGGCTGGAACGGCGTTTTCAGGTAGAGGTGGTCGCCTCGCTTGCGCCTCTGCTGGAACAGTGGACGCGCGCCGGGCTTGTGGAAATGCGCGAAGGCGCGATGGTGCTCACGCTTGCGGGCCAGTTCTGGCAGGTGAATCTTTCCCAGCTTCTGCAGGATTTTCTGAAGCATACGCTGGATGAGCATAAGTAA